The Thalassotalea sp. HSM 43 genome window below encodes:
- the cadR gene encoding Cd(II)/Pb(II)-responsive transcriptional regulator, with amino-acid sequence MKIGELSKTSGCSVQTIRYYEKEGLLSSPGRSEGNFRVYDNNSLKELEFVKHCRSLDIALSDIKRLIELKNRPEESCASVNALIDQQLELVNQRMRELKALKKDLQNMASSCASGSIIEACGIIKSLDS; translated from the coding sequence ATGAAAATAGGCGAGTTATCGAAAACATCGGGATGTTCAGTACAAACAATTAGGTACTACGAAAAAGAAGGCTTACTCTCTTCTCCTGGGCGCTCTGAAGGGAATTTCAGGGTATATGATAACAATTCCTTAAAAGAACTAGAGTTCGTAAAACACTGTCGTAGCTTAGACATAGCACTGTCAGATATTAAGCGCCTAATTGAATTAAAAAATAGACCTGAAGAGAGTTGCGCAAGTGTAAATGCGTTGATTGATCAACAACTAGAATTAGTAAACCAACGAATGCGAGAGTTAAAGGCTCTCAAAAAAGATCTGCAAAATATGGCAAGCTCTTGTGCTTCTGGAAGTATTATAGAAGCCTGCGGTATTATTAAATCATTGGATAGTTAA
- a CDS encoding efflux RND transporter periplasmic adaptor subunit yields MYTYLKNAGLALSLSFAAFYSNASNGTDKIISSTDHQINREHEEHREHEEHSEHEEHSEHEEHSEHEEHSEHEEHSEHDQVDDHEVQEEQAEHEEGITLSPKKMSLANIKVESLEAKVHYRTVYAPGEIKANGYSSYVVSPRTESVIINRHATLGEHVEKGQKLVTLFSEAMAQAQADYLIAATEWLRVKKLGNKTVSESVMLRSETTYNAAYGKLIALGLTEESIKSISNQDIKAFGQYTLIAEIAGVVLLDSFVQGQRVDAGDTVMLLADEKQLWVEAKISPNKELNLSINSPAVVMLEEEKYNAKVIQEAHTIDSKTRTRIIRLAVENTDDKLHSGMFVKVHFLFATEQKVLAVPEDALIRSADGDWTVFVEDHPGEFTAAEVELGRSLGDFREIKGIETGTRIVTKGAFFVASEIAKGGFDPHNH; encoded by the coding sequence ATGTATACATATTTAAAAAATGCAGGTTTAGCCCTGTCTCTGAGCTTCGCTGCTTTTTATTCAAACGCATCGAATGGCACGGACAAAATCATTTCATCGACCGACCACCAAATAAATAGAGAGCACGAAGAACATAGAGAGCACGAAGAACATAGTGAGCACGAAGAACATAGTGAGCACGAAGAACATAGTGAGCACGAAGAACATAGTGAGCACGAAGAACATAGTGAGCACGACCAAGTTGATGATCATGAAGTGCAGGAAGAGCAAGCGGAGCACGAGGAAGGTATAACACTTAGCCCTAAGAAGATGTCACTTGCCAACATAAAGGTAGAAAGCTTAGAAGCCAAGGTTCACTACAGAACCGTATATGCGCCAGGAGAAATAAAGGCTAACGGTTATAGCAGTTATGTCGTTTCTCCTCGCACAGAATCAGTGATCATTAACCGACACGCAACCCTTGGGGAACATGTAGAAAAAGGTCAAAAATTAGTCACCCTTTTCAGTGAAGCTATGGCTCAAGCTCAAGCTGATTACTTGATTGCCGCAACAGAGTGGCTGCGCGTAAAAAAACTCGGCAATAAAACTGTCAGTGAAAGTGTCATGCTTAGATCTGAAACTACATACAACGCCGCGTATGGAAAGCTTATCGCGTTAGGATTAACAGAGGAATCTATAAAGAGCATTTCCAATCAAGACATCAAAGCGTTTGGGCAGTATACATTAATCGCCGAGATAGCGGGTGTGGTGCTCCTAGATAGCTTTGTTCAAGGACAACGTGTTGACGCTGGAGATACCGTGATGTTATTGGCAGATGAGAAGCAATTATGGGTTGAAGCTAAAATATCACCCAACAAAGAACTTAATCTATCAATTAACTCTCCAGCAGTCGTAATGCTTGAAGAGGAAAAATACAACGCCAAGGTTATCCAAGAAGCTCATACGATAGATTCAAAAACTCGTACCCGTATTATCAGGCTCGCTGTAGAAAATACGGACGACAAACTCCATTCAGGTATGTTTGTGAAAGTTCACTTTCTATTTGCAACCGAGCAGAAAGTATTGGCTGTACCAGAAGATGCATTAATTCGTAGTGCTGATGGGGATTGGACGGTATTTGTTGAAGATCACCCTGGGGAGTTTACAGCCGCTGAAGTAGAATTAGGCCGTTCTTTGGGTGACTTTCGAGAAATTAAAGGTATAGAAACGGGTACACGCATTGTTACTAAAGGCGCATTTTTCGTAGCTTCTGAAATTGCAAAAGGCGGATTTGATCCGCATAACCATTAA
- a CDS encoding transglutaminase-like domain-containing protein, with the protein MSEQYLQSTAIVNFEHKAIQALVSKRQWLKLDEYNKIGAAYQFVKDEILFGYNESDDIPASDVLKDGYGQCNTKGNLLMALLRGLGIKCRFHGFTIEQQLQKGAIPTYVFWLAPKYIIHSWVEVYFEGRWINLEGFILDEQYLTAIQQKFNQEKEGFCGFGVATKCFSSPGTSWRGEDTYIQKEGIHDDFGLYDSPDKFYLEKGTNLSGVKRWLYQRIIRHLINRNVAMLRNKRVTEA; encoded by the coding sequence TTGAGTGAACAATATTTACAAAGTACAGCCATAGTCAATTTTGAACATAAGGCCATTCAAGCTCTCGTTTCAAAGCGTCAGTGGCTAAAGCTCGATGAGTACAATAAAATTGGTGCCGCTTATCAGTTTGTCAAAGATGAAATTTTGTTTGGCTATAATGAAAGCGATGATATCCCCGCTAGTGATGTGTTGAAAGACGGTTACGGCCAATGCAACACTAAAGGTAACTTGCTAATGGCATTATTACGAGGTTTAGGTATCAAATGTCGTTTCCATGGCTTTACAATTGAGCAGCAATTACAAAAAGGCGCGATTCCAACTTATGTATTTTGGCTAGCACCTAAATACATCATTCATAGTTGGGTCGAAGTTTATTTCGAAGGACGTTGGATAAACTTAGAGGGCTTTATATTGGATGAGCAATACTTGACCGCAATACAGCAGAAATTTAACCAAGAAAAAGAAGGTTTCTGTGGTTTTGGAGTAGCAACAAAGTGCTTTTCATCACCAGGTACAAGTTGGCGTGGAGAGGATACGTACATTCAAAAGGAAGGCATCCATGACGACTTCGGGCTTTATGATTCCCCAGATAAATTCTATCTTGAAAAAGGCACAAATTTATCGGGAGTGAAACGATGGCTCTATCAACGTATTATTCGACACTTAATCAACAGGAATGTTGCCATGTTAAGAAATAAAAGAGTAACGGAAGCATAA
- a CDS encoding cystathionine beta-lyase: MKKDTKIVNAGRKSKWTQGMVNPPVYRASTIVFDSVKEMKHAALNRAKQVPFYGRRGTPTTFAFADAMTELEGGAGCYVYPCGTAAITSAILSFVKSGDHILMVDTAYEPTRDFCSKTLARIGVEVTYYDPMIGRDIGDLIQDNTSIVFLESPGSLTMEVQDVPGICQVAHQKNEDIVVMLDNTWASPIHFQPFEYGVDVSVQAATKYVVGHSDCMLGTATANEKCWPVLRENSYLLGQCASPDDIYLAMRGIRTLGVRLNQHQQASLKVASWLQTRPEVETVLHPALDSCPGHEHFKRDFVGGNGLFSFVLKQSNPQALNAMLDGMHHFKMGFSWGGYESLILANSNIKSMRTATNWPYSTPLVRLHIGLEDVEDLIADLDAGFSRLNAQL, from the coding sequence ATGAAAAAAGATACTAAAATCGTTAATGCCGGTCGCAAGTCAAAATGGACCCAAGGTATGGTAAACCCGCCGGTATACCGTGCCTCTACAATCGTATTTGATTCCGTTAAAGAGATGAAACATGCGGCACTAAACCGAGCCAAACAAGTGCCGTTTTATGGCCGTCGTGGCACGCCAACAACCTTCGCCTTTGCTGATGCAATGACGGAGTTAGAAGGTGGCGCAGGTTGTTATGTCTACCCTTGTGGCACCGCGGCGATTACCAGTGCGATTTTATCTTTTGTTAAAAGTGGCGATCATATTTTAATGGTCGATACCGCTTATGAACCGACCCGTGATTTTTGTAGCAAAACGCTGGCTCGTATTGGCGTTGAGGTTACTTATTATGATCCGATGATTGGCCGTGATATTGGCGATTTAATTCAAGACAATACCAGTATTGTATTTTTAGAATCGCCGGGTTCACTAACCATGGAAGTACAAGACGTACCGGGTATATGTCAGGTAGCGCATCAAAAGAACGAAGACATTGTGGTCATGCTTGATAATACTTGGGCCTCACCAATACACTTCCAGCCGTTTGAATACGGCGTTGATGTGTCTGTACAAGCTGCAACCAAATATGTGGTCGGTCATTCGGACTGTATGTTGGGAACAGCCACGGCTAATGAAAAATGTTGGCCTGTGCTGCGAGAAAACTCGTATTTATTGGGCCAATGTGCATCACCGGATGACATATATTTAGCCATGCGCGGTATTCGTACATTGGGTGTGCGATTAAATCAGCATCAACAGGCGTCATTAAAAGTAGCATCATGGTTGCAGACTCGCCCAGAAGTTGAAACCGTGTTGCACCCAGCCTTAGATTCATGCCCAGGGCATGAGCATTTTAAACGTGACTTTGTTGGTGGTAATGGATTGTTTTCCTTTGTCTTGAAACAGTCTAATCCACAGGCGTTAAATGCGATGTTAGACGGCATGCATCATTTTAAAATGGGGTTTTCGTGGGGCGGCTATGAAAGCTTGATTTTAGCTAATTCGAATATTAAATCGATGCGCACAGCGACCAATTGGCCGTACAGTACACCATTAGTTCGTTTGCATATTGGTTTAGAAGATGTCGAAGACTTAATTGCTGATTTAGACGCCGGATTTAGTCGATTAAACGCACAACTTTAA
- a CDS encoding cation diffusion facilitator family transporter: protein MHNHNHSHSHEHAKDDRIGWAFFLNVSFTIIEFIGGFLTNSTAIMADAVHDLGDSISIGFAWILSRFSDKKASDNFSYGYRRLSLFGAFVNSIVLVAGSIWILFEAIPRLSNPVMPMAEGMLGLALLGVAVNGYAVVKLKAGKTLNEKVLTWHLLEDVLGWVAVLIVSVVLLFVELPILDPLLSIWFTLFILFNVIKNLKSTIVLFLQASPDQEQQKSIEKVLMRLPNIQGVHHLHFWSLDGESHVLTAHLELVQASDVDDLIVLKRKVAEALSIYNLSHTTIEFEFPTEACRDERNHD from the coding sequence ATGCACAACCACAATCACAGTCACAGTCATGAGCATGCAAAAGACGACCGAATTGGTTGGGCTTTTTTCCTGAATGTTTCATTTACAATCATTGAATTTATTGGTGGTTTTTTAACTAACAGTACGGCCATTATGGCTGATGCAGTGCACGACCTTGGTGACAGCATCTCTATAGGATTTGCATGGATACTAAGTCGTTTTTCTGATAAAAAAGCGTCCGATAATTTCAGTTATGGCTACCGCCGCTTATCTCTGTTTGGCGCATTCGTTAATAGTATTGTGTTGGTTGCGGGCTCAATTTGGATTTTATTTGAGGCCATCCCAAGATTATCTAATCCAGTGATGCCTATGGCTGAAGGTATGCTAGGGCTTGCGTTACTTGGCGTTGCTGTTAATGGGTATGCGGTAGTTAAACTTAAAGCTGGAAAGACACTAAATGAAAAGGTGCTTACATGGCACCTACTTGAAGATGTACTCGGTTGGGTTGCCGTACTTATTGTTTCTGTTGTATTACTTTTTGTTGAACTGCCTATATTGGACCCGTTACTGTCTATATGGTTTACACTTTTCATACTGTTCAATGTGATCAAAAACCTTAAATCAACGATTGTGCTGTTTCTCCAAGCATCGCCAGATCAAGAGCAACAAAAAAGTATTGAAAAAGTATTGATGAGGCTTCCAAATATCCAAGGGGTTCATCATTTGCATTTTTGGTCATTGGATGGAGAGAGTCACGTATTAACAGCGCATTTAGAGTTAGTGCAGGCCAGCGACGTAGACGATTTAATCGTATTGAAACGAAAAGTGGCTGAAGCTCTTTCTATATACAACTTATCTCATACGACAATTGAGTTTGAGTTTCCTACAGAAGCCTGTCGTGACGAGCGTAATCATGACTAG
- a CDS encoding efflux RND transporter permease subunit: MFNRIIDWSVNNRLLILIALFATIVSAIMVIPKLNLDAFPDVTNVQVAVNTEAPGLAAVEVEQLITYPIEAVMYAMPDVEQVRSISKTGLSGVTVVFKEGTDIYFARQLVFERLQEAKELIPQGVGTPEMGPNTSGLGQVFQYLLISDDDTEYDSMALRSLNDWIVKLLIMPVDGVTDVLSFGGHVRQYQVNVDPSKLLAYDLTQEDIVNALDSNNANVGGWYMNRGQEQLVIRGTGWFESGEAGIANIKQVPVKTVGGAVVTVSDIAKVNMGSDIRQGAVTMTQKTADGKTKQLGEVVSGIVLKRMGSNTKATIDGINARIPLINQALPKGVRFEPFYDQADLIDKAVNTVVDALTLAFIFICIVLALFLMNLRATFLVLISIPISIAIALMIMAWLGISANLMSLGGIAVAIGMLVDGSVVMVENMFKHLNQPDPTHSKNVKNQLQNVSADPHAAELDDHGIRLRLKQAGKEVARPVFFAASIILVVFMPLFSFEGVEAKLFQPMAVSIILAVVSAIIVALFIVPALATYMFKSGVKERESFVLKPLDLLYKKTLKFALVRTKLIITTSLLLVASAVAIVPYIGTEFVPELEEGTINLRVTLAPSSSLDTALTVGPILEEKLMAFPEVTYALSRIGRAEIGGDPEPVNNIEIYIGLKPVSEWTSASDRYELQDKMERSLEEFPGLLLNFSQPIATRVDELLSGVKAQLAIKLFGPELDVLAAKGQEIENAIKGVDGARDVALEQIAGEAQLVVKPDRQELSRFGLSVGDIMAIVRDGIGGVSAGQIINGNERYDIYVRIEEQYRRNKEAIADIRIQSPTGAWVRLGDVASVSYESGPPQVRRDDVQRRVVIQANVQNRDMGSVVADIREVIADKVDLPSGYSIAIGGQFESQQRAQNKLAIIVPLSLALIALLLYFAFGSVGQAMLILVNVPLAAIGGVFSLYLSGQYLSVPSSVGFITLFGVAVLNGVVMVESINQRVRDGLDASKAIFEGATSRLRPVLMTAITSALGLIPMLMSNGVGAEIQRPLASVIVGGLVTATLLTLFVLPVLYKWFSKKKIEELSR, encoded by the coding sequence ATGTTTAATAGAATAATTGATTGGTCGGTTAATAATCGATTGCTGATATTAATTGCGTTATTTGCCACTATCGTTAGCGCTATAATGGTGATACCGAAATTAAATTTAGATGCATTTCCTGATGTAACCAATGTTCAAGTAGCAGTGAATACCGAAGCACCTGGGCTTGCAGCGGTAGAGGTTGAGCAGCTTATTACTTACCCAATAGAAGCTGTAATGTATGCTATGCCTGATGTTGAGCAAGTGCGTTCAATTTCAAAAACAGGCTTGTCAGGGGTCACGGTAGTCTTTAAAGAAGGTACTGATATTTATTTTGCGAGGCAACTCGTTTTTGAACGTCTTCAGGAAGCAAAAGAGTTAATACCTCAAGGCGTAGGTACTCCTGAAATGGGGCCGAATACATCTGGCTTGGGGCAGGTTTTTCAATATTTACTTATTTCAGATGATGATACTGAATATGATTCAATGGCGCTAAGGAGCTTAAACGATTGGATTGTTAAATTACTGATCATGCCCGTTGATGGCGTTACTGATGTTTTATCGTTTGGAGGCCATGTAAGGCAATACCAAGTTAATGTCGACCCATCCAAACTTTTGGCATATGACCTAACGCAAGAAGACATCGTTAATGCCCTCGATAGTAATAATGCCAATGTTGGTGGTTGGTATATGAATCGAGGTCAAGAGCAGCTCGTTATTAGAGGTACTGGCTGGTTTGAAAGTGGCGAAGCTGGCATTGCTAATATCAAACAAGTACCAGTAAAAACAGTTGGCGGTGCCGTAGTAACGGTATCTGATATTGCCAAGGTAAATATGGGCAGTGATATTCGTCAAGGCGCAGTCACTATGACCCAGAAAACAGCCGACGGAAAGACCAAACAACTCGGTGAAGTAGTCTCTGGTATCGTGTTAAAACGTATGGGCTCGAATACCAAAGCGACCATTGACGGCATCAATGCACGAATTCCATTGATCAACCAAGCTTTACCTAAAGGTGTCCGTTTCGAACCTTTTTATGATCAGGCTGACTTAATCGACAAAGCGGTAAATACGGTTGTTGATGCATTAACACTAGCATTTATTTTTATTTGTATTGTACTTGCTCTGTTCTTAATGAATTTACGTGCAACATTTCTAGTTTTGATCTCAATTCCAATTTCTATCGCTATTGCTTTGATGATCATGGCTTGGTTGGGAATTTCTGCCAACCTTATGTCACTAGGAGGAATAGCTGTAGCCATAGGTATGCTTGTAGATGGTTCAGTAGTTATGGTTGAAAATATGTTCAAGCACTTAAATCAACCTGATCCTACGCATTCAAAAAATGTTAAAAATCAACTGCAAAATGTATCTGCCGATCCTCATGCCGCAGAATTGGATGATCATGGTATTAGGTTACGGCTTAAACAAGCGGGTAAAGAAGTTGCTCGTCCAGTCTTCTTTGCAGCCTCGATTATTCTGGTTGTATTCATGCCGCTGTTTAGCTTTGAAGGGGTAGAAGCTAAACTGTTTCAACCAATGGCTGTAAGTATTATTTTAGCTGTAGTATCAGCAATCATTGTTGCGTTGTTTATCGTACCAGCGTTAGCAACATATATGTTCAAGTCTGGTGTTAAAGAAAGAGAGAGTTTTGTTCTAAAACCTTTAGATCTTCTCTATAAAAAAACGCTCAAATTTGCATTAGTGCGTACTAAGTTGATTATTACAACATCGTTACTGTTGGTTGCGTCAGCCGTTGCTATTGTTCCATATATTGGCACGGAGTTCGTTCCCGAGTTAGAGGAAGGGACAATTAATTTAAGGGTTACACTGGCACCGTCTTCTAGCTTAGATACAGCTTTAACAGTTGGACCAATTTTAGAAGAAAAGTTAATGGCATTTCCCGAAGTAACTTACGCGTTAAGCCGAATTGGTCGCGCTGAAATCGGTGGTGATCCAGAGCCAGTAAATAACATTGAGATATATATTGGCTTGAAACCTGTATCTGAATGGACAAGCGCCTCTGATCGATATGAACTACAAGATAAGATGGAAAGATCATTGGAAGAGTTTCCTGGCCTGTTGCTTAACTTTTCACAGCCTATAGCGACTCGCGTTGATGAGCTTTTATCTGGTGTAAAGGCTCAATTGGCAATAAAACTGTTTGGTCCTGAACTCGATGTACTTGCGGCTAAAGGGCAAGAAATTGAAAACGCGATAAAAGGTGTCGATGGTGCTAGAGATGTCGCCCTTGAACAAATTGCTGGGGAAGCACAATTGGTCGTAAAACCAGATAGACAAGAATTATCACGTTTTGGGCTTTCAGTGGGGGACATAATGGCCATTGTACGTGATGGTATCGGTGGTGTTAGTGCTGGGCAAATAATCAATGGCAATGAACGATATGATATTTATGTGCGCATTGAAGAACAATATCGACGCAATAAAGAAGCGATTGCAGATATTCGTATTCAGTCACCAACAGGTGCTTGGGTTCGTTTAGGCGATGTTGCATCAGTTTCGTATGAATCTGGCCCACCACAAGTTAGACGAGACGATGTACAAAGGCGGGTGGTAATTCAAGCTAATGTCCAAAACCGTGATATGGGTAGTGTGGTGGCTGATATTAGAGAAGTCATAGCTGATAAAGTTGACTTACCGTCGGGGTACTCTATTGCAATTGGTGGACAGTTTGAAAGCCAACAACGTGCTCAAAATAAATTAGCTATTATTGTACCTTTATCATTAGCTTTAATAGCTCTGCTACTTTATTTTGCTTTTGGCTCTGTAGGTCAAGCAATGCTTATTTTAGTAAATGTGCCACTTGCCGCAATCGGTGGTGTATTTTCTCTGTACTTGTCAGGGCAATATTTATCTGTACCAAGTTCGGTAGGTTTTATTACTTTATTTGGTGTAGCTGTTTTAAACGGCGTTGTGATGGTAGAAAGCATCAATCAACGCGTTAGAGATGGTCTAGACGCTTCTAAAGCAATATTTGAAGGTGCAACCTCAAGATTGAGACCTGTGCTAATGACTGCCATCACTTCGGCATTAGGGTTAATTCCGATGTTAATGTCAAATGGTGTTGGGGCAGAAATACAGCGACCTCTAGCGAGTGTTATCGTTGGTGGATTGGTAACAGCAACACTTTTAACATTATTTGTATTGCCTGTACTGTATAAATGGTTCTCTAAGAAAAAAATAGAAGAACTATCTAGATAA
- the nhaA gene encoding Na+/H+ antiporter NhaA encodes MKTEQNFIGSFFKLESAGGIILMMAAVLAMICANTSLSVYYDLILDTPVEVRVGPLEVAKPLLLWINDGLMAIFFFLVGLELKRELIEGELKERKNIILPGVGAIGGMLVPALVYVYFNYQDPVNIKGWAIPAATDIAFALGVLTLLGSRVPATVKIFLTSLAIFDDIGAIIIIACFYTDDISFTSLVIVAVCVPILWLLNHRKVEARSLYLMIGVVMWVAMLKSGVHATLAGVLVALFIPLKSQTDPDFSPLKSLEHDLHSVVAFFVLPVFAFANAGLNLSGVSAEDVLHPVPMGIAMGLLIGKQVGVFGMCYLAVKMKLTELPKGMNFKTLYGTAALCGIGFTMSLFIGSLTFEATDMDKLFDERLGIVVGSLLSGIIGYLILSYSLKKPDADADVNAVTGAKS; translated from the coding sequence ATGAAAACTGAACAAAACTTTATCGGCAGCTTTTTCAAGCTAGAATCCGCCGGTGGTATTATTTTGATGATGGCGGCCGTGTTGGCAATGATTTGCGCCAATACGTCGTTATCTGTGTATTATGATTTAATCCTCGACACCCCGGTCGAAGTCAGAGTAGGGCCACTTGAAGTGGCTAAACCATTATTGCTGTGGATCAACGATGGCTTAATGGCGATATTCTTTTTCTTGGTCGGTCTTGAGCTAAAACGAGAGCTCATAGAAGGCGAATTAAAAGAACGTAAAAATATTATATTACCTGGTGTTGGCGCAATAGGTGGTATGTTAGTTCCTGCGCTGGTTTATGTGTATTTTAATTACCAAGATCCAGTCAATATCAAAGGTTGGGCGATCCCAGCAGCAACGGATATTGCCTTTGCTTTAGGTGTATTAACATTACTCGGCTCGCGTGTTCCGGCTACAGTTAAGATTTTCCTTACTTCATTAGCCATTTTTGATGACATCGGCGCGATTATTATTATCGCTTGTTTCTATACCGATGATATCTCGTTTACCTCATTAGTGATCGTCGCGGTTTGCGTACCAATATTATGGCTTTTGAACCATCGCAAAGTGGAGGCACGCAGTTTGTATTTGATGATCGGTGTTGTGATGTGGGTTGCGATGTTGAAGTCCGGTGTACATGCGACGTTAGCGGGTGTGTTAGTGGCGTTATTTATCCCATTAAAATCTCAAACTGACCCTGACTTTTCTCCTCTGAAATCGTTAGAACATGATTTGCATTCCGTCGTGGCATTCTTTGTGTTGCCTGTATTTGCGTTTGCTAATGCCGGTTTAAACTTATCAGGGGTATCGGCGGAAGATGTGTTGCACCCGGTACCTATGGGTATTGCTATGGGATTATTAATCGGTAAGCAGGTCGGGGTCTTTGGCATGTGTTATCTTGCGGTCAAGATGAAATTAACCGAATTACCAAAAGGCATGAATTTCAAAACGTTATACGGTACAGCGGCATTGTGTGGTATTGGTTTCACCATGAGTTTGTTTATCGGTTCTTTGACGTTCGAAGCCACCGATATGGACAAACTGTTTGATGAGCGATTAGGTATTGTTGTTGGCTCGTTGCTATCTGGCATCATTGGCTATCTTATTTTATCGTATTCGTTAAAGAAGCCTGATGCTGATGCAGATGTTAATGCCGTAACTGGGGCAAAAAGCTAA
- a CDS encoding cation transporter produces the protein MSGCGCEVELKDNQQKTVLYWLLAINAIMFVFEIGFGWISESTALIADSLDMLADAIVYAIALYAVGKSIKHKANAALVSGYCQLALGVLILLDIGRRLYGESEPHSWFMISIGMVALVANVICLILIRKHNNDDVHMRASWIFSANDVIANLGVIIAGVLVMTLEQRWPDIVIGSIISVLILRGAYLILTDAKQELRTIQKPDEILSEDKQSTSCCSK, from the coding sequence ATGAGTGGATGTGGCTGTGAAGTAGAGTTAAAAGATAACCAACAAAAAACGGTTCTCTATTGGTTATTGGCGATCAATGCAATAATGTTTGTATTTGAAATTGGTTTTGGTTGGATATCCGAGTCAACGGCATTGATCGCTGACTCGTTAGATATGTTAGCGGATGCTATTGTGTACGCGATAGCCCTTTACGCAGTTGGAAAATCAATTAAACACAAAGCAAACGCAGCCTTAGTAAGTGGTTATTGTCAACTCGCATTAGGTGTTCTAATTCTCCTAGATATCGGTAGAAGACTCTACGGTGAGAGTGAGCCACACTCTTGGTTTATGATTAGCATAGGAATGGTTGCTTTAGTCGCTAACGTTATATGTCTTATTCTTATTCGCAAGCACAACAATGACGACGTGCACATGCGAGCAAGCTGGATTTTCTCTGCAAATGACGTAATTGCGAACCTCGGCGTTATCATCGCAGGTGTATTAGTTATGACGCTTGAGCAACGATGGCCTGATATCGTTATTGGTAGCATAATTTCTGTTTTAATTCTTCGTGGCGCTTACCTAATATTGACTGATGCGAAACAGGAATTAAGAACAATTCAAAAACCTGACGAAATACTTAGCGAAGATAAGCAATCAACTTCCTGTTGTTCTAAATAA